Proteins encoded within one genomic window of Chloroflexota bacterium:
- a CDS encoding S8 family serine peptidase, giving the protein MYSQKKWLVMVGLVMLIAMIMLSFGGAPTANAAQVAAGQRFIAVAKSDADLSALRAEALQAGGKIIREMPAIKMLVVSAPGNFKDKLKASTHAAGVAPDRVQKLIRPEMKAELYGTTEFRQRINLGASQNSIKPPVNPDPAYNLPGLLWNVLRIRTPDAWKITTGNPAVKVGVADTGLDFTHSELKARIADVVDLTVNEDPPLCKYYFGVSDADLASQYGGPAKTDWNGHGSWIGGNIAASLDGVGINGIAPNVKLVALKIAQWCGYAYDSTILDAFLYAADHGINIVSISFGGYLDLKDPEQQTIYKQYVLAAAYARLKGTVIVASAGNEHARIGPGGIVLSHGILTAPGATVTEDFFGWFQIPGGVPGVVDVAATGNVVNGSSPSCPPNSTGSSATCKPASDAHQPIGVGKQNQLTYYSNYGPRIDVAAPGGARKFNLPAWDRGGTPGYPATTADGYNAWEDFSITSNWSTQIPCYYWTTSSIFYPNECYSTIQGTSMATPHVSAVLALVASQNPAARRDADLLVLLMKRGAQKMTGNVTPPLSATDKSAGDLTGLICKDGYCHLGGNPISDADAYGAGLVDALRPLTR; this is encoded by the coding sequence ATGTATTCGCAGAAGAAATGGCTTGTCATGGTGGGGCTGGTGATGCTCATCGCGATGATCATGCTCAGTTTTGGTGGCGCTCCCACCGCGAACGCCGCGCAAGTTGCCGCGGGTCAGCGCTTTATCGCCGTCGCCAAGAGTGACGCTGACTTGAGCGCGTTACGCGCCGAAGCACTCCAAGCTGGGGGCAAGATCATTCGCGAAATGCCAGCCATCAAGATGCTGGTGGTTTCTGCGCCGGGTAATTTCAAGGATAAACTGAAAGCAAGCACCCACGCGGCTGGGGTCGCGCCGGATCGCGTGCAAAAGCTTATTCGACCGGAAATGAAGGCAGAACTTTATGGCACGACCGAGTTCCGCCAGCGCATCAACCTGGGCGCGAGTCAAAACTCGATCAAACCGCCCGTCAACCCGGATCCGGCGTACAACCTGCCCGGCTTGCTGTGGAATGTATTGCGAATCCGTACGCCTGATGCTTGGAAGATCACAACTGGGAATCCAGCCGTAAAAGTTGGGGTCGCCGACACGGGTTTGGATTTCACACACTCGGAACTCAAGGCGCGGATCGCGGATGTCGTGGACTTGACGGTGAATGAAGATCCGCCGCTCTGCAAGTATTACTTTGGGGTTTCGGATGCGGACTTGGCGAGTCAATATGGCGGACCAGCCAAGACCGACTGGAACGGTCACGGTTCGTGGATCGGCGGGAACATTGCCGCCTCGCTCGACGGTGTGGGCATCAACGGCATCGCGCCAAACGTAAAACTCGTCGCGCTCAAAATCGCCCAATGGTGCGGCTATGCGTACGACTCCACCATCCTGGATGCGTTCCTCTATGCTGCTGACCATGGCATCAACATCGTCAGCATCTCGTTCGGTGGATACCTGGACTTGAAGGACCCCGAACAGCAAACGATCTACAAACAGTACGTGCTCGCCGCGGCGTATGCTCGCCTCAAAGGGACGGTCATCGTCGCGTCGGCAGGCAACGAACACGCGCGCATCGGTCCGGGCGGCATCGTGCTCAGCCACGGTATCTTGACCGCTCCTGGGGCGACGGTGACGGAAGATTTCTTTGGCTGGTTCCAGATTCCGGGCGGTGTGCCAGGTGTAGTGGATGTCGCCGCGACCGGTAATGTTGTCAATGGTTCATCGCCGAGTTGCCCCCCGAACTCGACCGGCAGCAGCGCCACCTGCAAGCCGGCGAGCGATGCGCACCAACCGATCGGTGTCGGAAAGCAAAATCAACTGACGTACTATAGCAACTATGGACCACGCATTGATGTGGCAGCGCCCGGCGGCGCGCGCAAATTCAACCTGCCTGCCTGGGATCGTGGAGGCACACCGGGGTATCCGGCAACTACTGCCGACGGCTACAATGCCTGGGAAGACTTTAGCATCACTTCGAACTGGTCAACACAGATACCCTGCTATTACTGGACGACGAGTAGCATCTTTTATCCGAACGAGTGCTATTCGACGATCCAGGGCACCTCGATGGCAACACCCCACGTCTCTGCGGTACTGGCATTGGTCGCAAGCCAGAACCCGGCAGCGCGACGCGACGCTGATCTCTTGGTGCTCCTGATGAAACGGGGAGCGCAAAAAATGACCGGCAACGTCACTCCGCCCCTGAGTGCGACGGATAAATCTGCCGGCGACCTGACTGGGCTGATTTGCAAAGATGGGTACTGCCATCTCGGCGGCAACCCCATTTCTGATGCAGATGCTTATGGGGCGGGTTTGGTGGATGCACTGCGACCGCTGACACGCTAG
- a CDS encoding MFS transporter: MQRPAKLMNRNFFLLWQGQSVSRLGIQAFEIAMLFWIKHATDSATLMGLMLMLSNLPGIVLGPIGGTFADRYSRRAIILVSETLNGIAVLSLAALLFVAPESTDIVLVWLFIVSFVSAVVSSFFNPAMSAAIPDLVPETRVATANSLSQFTAQIAVFFGQGIGGTLFRLLGAPILFLINGLTYLFSAACVLFIRIPQEIPAEAGDWRKQFTILKVDLMNGFRYVWHTHGLRELVFVSAFLNFFTVPIIVLLPFYVEDFLKVSVDWYGFLLAAYGVGSVIGYVLAGIIRLEGNARSRVMVSMIILESFGYGLLGFADSPYTALALALLGGCVGGFVGILITTLLQITTPGDIRGRVFGFLATIAGSITPIAMGMTGVIADALGHDIALIYISCGAILFVLSILVSLSREFRNYLAFEREHLVPEPLPNPAVSVH, encoded by the coding sequence ATGCAACGACCTGCAAAACTGATGAATCGAAATTTCTTTCTGCTGTGGCAAGGGCAATCGGTTAGCCGCTTGGGCATTCAAGCGTTCGAGATCGCGATGCTATTCTGGATCAAGCATGCAACCGATTCGGCGACCTTGATGGGATTGATGCTGATGTTGTCGAATTTGCCGGGGATTGTGCTGGGTCCGATTGGCGGAACATTCGCCGACCGGTACTCGCGACGCGCGATTATTTTGGTAAGCGAGACCTTGAATGGCATCGCCGTGCTTTCGCTCGCCGCGCTGTTGTTCGTCGCGCCGGAATCAACCGACATCGTGCTCGTTTGGCTGTTCATCGTCTCGTTCGTTAGCGCGGTCGTCAGTTCCTTCTTCAACCCAGCCATGTCCGCCGCAATCCCCGACCTCGTTCCCGAAACGCGGGTTGCCACCGCCAACTCGCTGAGTCAGTTCACGGCGCAGATCGCCGTTTTCTTTGGGCAAGGGATTGGCGGCACGCTCTTTCGTTTGCTGGGTGCGCCAATACTCTTTTTGATTAACGGGTTGACCTATTTGTTTTCTGCGGCGTGCGTCCTGTTCATCCGGATTCCCCAAGAAATACCCGCCGAAGCCGGCGATTGGCGAAAGCAGTTTACGATACTCAAAGTGGATTTGATGAATGGCTTTCGTTATGTGTGGCACACACATGGCTTGCGTGAACTCGTTTTCGTGTCCGCGTTCTTGAATTTTTTCACGGTGCCCATCATCGTGCTATTGCCTTTCTACGTCGAAGATTTTCTCAAGGTCAGCGTGGATTGGTACGGATTCTTGCTCGCGGCGTACGGGGTTGGCTCCGTGATTGGGTATGTGCTCGCAGGGATCATCCGTTTGGAGGGCAACGCGCGCAGTCGTGTGATGGTGAGCATGATCATCCTCGAATCATTTGGGTACGGCTTGCTGGGTTTTGCCGACAGCCCGTACACCGCGCTCGCGCTCGCGTTGCTGGGTGGATGCGTGGGAGGTTTTGTCGGCATTCTCATCACCACGCTTTTACAAATCACCACGCCGGGTGATATTCGCGGGCGCGTGTTTGGATTCCTCGCGACGATTGCAGGCAGTATCACCCCTATCGCGATGGGCATGACCGGTGTGATCGCCGATGCGCTTGGACATGACATCGCGCTCATCTATATCAGTTGTGGAGCGATTTTATTCGTGCTGTCCATCCTCGTTTCGCTCAGTCGCGAATTTCGAAATTACCTGGCATTCGAGCGCGAGCATCTAGTTCCTGAACCGTTGCCCAACCCAGCGGTATCGGTTCACTAA
- a CDS encoding ABC transporter permease has product MQGLAERAIKPVSLELPRPRPGLSRFVSPCWCKVLRDLWGNKLRTFLVVLSIAVGVFAVGTVTQTFTIISQELALSYPQANPASATLYTDAFDDNLVQTIRRLPGVGDVEARSTVVVRVRIGADEWKSLWLYAIPDFTDIRINKVIPQGAYAANSEFQAERGNWPPPDRAVVLERSSLLIPGFVPPDARVGRTIEIELSAGGERRELVLAGLAHESTQLPAPFINSAFGYITPGTFEWLTGSRRSDTLHIIVAENRLDQAHITRIADQVRNKIESSGRTVYATEIPTPGKHPLQDLFVGMLLILNLLGFMSLFLSGFLVINTISGLLAQQVRQIGMMKAIGARTHQIAAMYLLMVFLFGVLALGIAIPASTFVARETTLYLASFVNVDFSDFDISPAVLAIEIGIGLLVPLVAAIIPVWNGTHLTIREAINEYGLGKGAVGAGRLDRVLAHVRGLSRPMRISFRNTFRRQARLILTLLTLVLSGTIFVSVLNVHVSMLATLEEALGYWQFDVLIPFAHPYRIDAIEQVTARVPGIVKAESWGFDTVRRLRADDSESDAITLFAPTAQTAMLQPNVTQGRWLLPEDENAIVVSTDVVKAEPDLQVGDALVLKIRGRETTWRIVGIMPVLGRFGAGIGNVYVNYDHYARIVGQVGRAASVQVVTDRHDTAYQIEIKKALEESYRQAGMRVGGGGITSGQIREQNELFFNIIVALLLVMASLMALVGGLGLMGTMSLNVLERTREIGVMRAIGASNGAIRRIIMAEGIFVGMLSGVIAILISIPLGNLLSDAVGLAVLQLALQYTISTTGMGLWLILVMGLSAASSFLPAYSASRLTVREVLVYE; this is encoded by the coding sequence ATGCAGGGTCTGGCGGAGCGCGCGATCAAGCCAGTCTCGCTCGAATTGCCACGTCCAAGACCAGGACTGTCGCGATTCGTTAGTCCATGCTGGTGCAAGGTCTTGCGCGATCTTTGGGGCAACAAGCTGAGGACCTTTCTCGTCGTGTTGTCTATTGCGGTCGGCGTGTTTGCTGTTGGTACCGTCACCCAAACATTCACAATTATCTCGCAAGAATTGGCACTCAGTTACCCGCAAGCCAATCCAGCCAGCGCCACGTTGTACACCGACGCGTTCGACGACAATCTAGTCCAGACCATACGGCGACTGCCTGGAGTTGGCGATGTGGAAGCGCGCAGTACCGTCGTCGTGCGCGTGCGGATTGGCGCGGACGAATGGAAATCCTTGTGGCTGTACGCGATTCCGGATTTCACCGACATTCGCATCAACAAGGTAATTCCCCAAGGCGCGTACGCGGCGAATTCGGAATTTCAAGCCGAACGCGGAAACTGGCCCCCGCCGGATCGCGCCGTCGTACTCGAGCGTTCGTCGCTGCTTATCCCAGGTTTCGTTCCGCCCGACGCGCGAGTTGGCAGAACGATTGAGATCGAGTTATCCGCCGGCGGCGAGAGACGCGAACTCGTGTTAGCCGGACTCGCGCACGAGTCCACCCAGTTGCCTGCGCCTTTCATCAACTCGGCGTTTGGTTACATTACGCCGGGCACATTCGAATGGTTGACCGGATCGCGTCGTTCCGACACATTGCACATCATCGTCGCCGAAAACCGGCTAGACCAAGCCCACATCACTCGCATCGCCGACCAAGTTCGCAACAAGATCGAATCCAGCGGACGCACGGTGTATGCCACAGAAATTCCAACGCCGGGCAAACATCCCTTGCAGGATTTATTTGTCGGAATGTTGCTGATTTTGAATTTGCTGGGATTCATGTCGTTGTTCCTGAGTGGCTTTCTGGTGATCAATACCATCTCCGGGTTGCTGGCGCAGCAAGTCCGGCAAATTGGCATGATGAAGGCAATCGGCGCGCGCACCCACCAGATCGCCGCGATGTATTTGCTGATGGTGTTTTTGTTTGGCGTATTGGCATTGGGCATCGCGATCCCGGCATCAACGTTCGTCGCACGCGAGACCACGTTGTACCTGGCGAGTTTTGTCAACGTAGACTTTTCCGATTTCGACATTTCGCCCGCCGTCCTCGCCATCGAAATTGGCATCGGTCTACTCGTGCCCTTGGTCGCGGCGATCATCCCAGTTTGGAACGGGACGCACCTCACCATCCGCGAAGCCATCAACGAGTACGGTCTGGGCAAGGGCGCAGTCGGCGCAGGACGACTGGATCGTGTGTTGGCGCACGTGCGCGGTCTATCGCGCCCGATGCGAATTTCTTTTCGGAACACCTTTCGCCGCCAAGCCCGGTTGATCCTTACACTGCTGACCTTGGTTCTCAGCGGAACCATCTTTGTCTCTGTTCTCAACGTCCATGTCTCGATGTTAGCGACACTCGAAGAGGCGCTGGGATACTGGCAATTCGACGTCTTGATTCCTTTCGCGCATCCGTACCGGATTGATGCGATTGAGCAAGTAACCGCGCGTGTGCCGGGCATTGTCAAAGCGGAATCCTGGGGCTTTGATACCGTTCGCCGATTGCGCGCCGACGACAGCGAAAGTGATGCGATTACGTTGTTCGCGCCCACCGCACAAACGGCAATGTTGCAACCCAACGTAACCCAGGGTCGTTGGTTATTGCCTGAAGATGAAAACGCAATTGTCGTTAGCACCGATGTCGTCAAAGCCGAGCCAGACCTGCAGGTGGGCGATGCGCTTGTGCTCAAAATTCGCGGGCGCGAAACGACCTGGCGCATCGTCGGCATCATGCCGGTGCTTGGTCGTTTTGGCGCGGGAATCGGCAACGTGTACGTGAACTATGATCACTATGCGCGCATCGTCGGGCAAGTGGGACGCGCGGCAAGTGTTCAAGTGGTAACCGACCGACACGACACGGCGTACCAAATTGAAATCAAAAAAGCATTGGAGGAAAGTTACCGGCAAGCTGGGATGCGCGTCGGGGGCGGCGGCATTACGAGTGGACAGATTCGCGAACAGAATGAACTTTTCTTCAACATCATTGTGGCTTTATTGTTGGTGATGGCATCCCTGATGGCTCTCGTCGGCGGACTCGGCTTGATGGGAACGATGTCGTTGAATGTCTTGGAGCGCACACGCGAAATCGGCGTGATGCGCGCGATTGGCGCGTCGAACGGCGCGATTCGACGAATCATTATGGCGGAAGGAATTTTTGTAGGCATGCTGAGCGGCGTGATTGCCATCCTCATCTCGATTCCGTTAGGCAATCTCCTCAGCGATGCCGTGGGACTTGCCGTCTTGCAACTTGCCCTCCAGTACACGATTTCGACTACCGGCATGGGACTCTGGCTCATCCTTGTCATGGGGCTATCCGCCGCTTCGAGTTTTTTGCCAGCGTACAGCGCCTCGCGCCTGACTGTCCGCGAGGTGCTCGTTTATGAATGA
- a CDS encoding sigma-70 family RNA polymerase sigma factor, whose translation MPMIAMPNQRHGEWECTVIAERELLRRARQLEHQALADIYDQYSTGVYRYAARLLGNADLAEECVAEVFCRLLYIMNNGKGPREHLRAYIYRIAHNWITDWWRRQEALPMPMESDRPEYLMEDFTEEIPDPSEQEQLQQALLCLTPDQRQVIMLKFYEDWDNKEIAFALGKPPGAIKALQHRAVLTLRQVLHNGESNGV comes from the coding sequence ATGCCGATGATCGCCATGCCGAACCAAAGACATGGCGAATGGGAATGTACGGTGATTGCTGAACGAGAGCTTTTACGACGTGCCCGTCAACTGGAGCATCAAGCCCTGGCAGATATTTACGATCAATACAGCACAGGTGTGTATCGTTATGCCGCGCGCTTGTTGGGCAACGCCGATCTGGCGGAAGAATGTGTCGCCGAGGTCTTTTGTCGTCTGCTCTATATTATGAACAACGGCAAAGGACCACGCGAGCATTTGCGCGCTTATATCTATCGCATCGCACACAACTGGATCACGGATTGGTGGCGCCGACAGGAGGCGTTGCCAATGCCCATGGAGAGTGATCGCCCTGAATATTTGATGGAGGATTTCACCGAAGAGATACCGGACCCAAGTGAACAAGAGCAACTGCAGCAAGCTCTGCTATGTTTAACTCCTGATCAACGCCAGGTTATCATGCTCAAGTTCTACGAAGACTGGGATAACAAAGAAATCGCGTTCGCATTGGGCAAACCTCCTGGGGCAATCAAAGCGCTACAGCACCGCGCAGTACTAACACTGCGTCAGGTTTTGCACAACGGCGAGAGCAACGGTGTGTGA
- a CDS encoding thioesterase, with protein MSNLIQSNAWFAHSHPVPQARLRLFCFPYSGSNAALFHAWQDDLPLDIEVCPVQLPGRGTRIGEPPFTRLASLVHATANALLPHLDKPFALFGHSLGALLSFELARYLRRYHHVSPVHLIVSGHGAPHIPDRNPPIHKLPDAEFIAQLREFKGTPAEVLENAELLQIVLPVLRADFEACETYTYSPDARLDCSISAFGGLDDEYVSRKEIEEWRAQTTAVFLVRMFPGDHFFINTARASVLRMVGQELASIIQANGLDKNANAFRYSVATTADHIAP; from the coding sequence GTGAGCAATCTTATTCAATCGAATGCGTGGTTCGCGCATTCGCACCCAGTTCCGCAAGCGCGGCTCCGTTTGTTTTGCTTTCCGTACTCCGGCAGTAACGCCGCGTTGTTTCATGCTTGGCAAGACGACCTTCCGCTGGACATCGAGGTGTGCCCGGTGCAACTCCCTGGACGCGGCACGCGCATCGGCGAGCCGCCGTTCACACGACTCGCGTCGCTCGTGCACGCAACTGCGAACGCGCTGTTACCGCACCTCGACAAGCCATTCGCGCTATTTGGACATAGCTTGGGTGCATTGTTGAGTTTCGAACTGGCGCGCTATTTGCGCCGCTATCATCACGTCAGCCCGGTTCACCTGATTGTCTCTGGTCACGGCGCGCCGCACATTCCCGACCGCAATCCACCGATTCATAAATTACCGGACGCCGAGTTCATCGCGCAACTGCGTGAGTTCAAAGGAACCCCGGCGGAAGTACTCGAAAACGCCGAACTGTTGCAAATCGTTTTACCGGTTCTACGCGCGGATTTTGAGGCGTGCGAAACATACACCTATTCGCCGGACGCGCGGTTGGATTGTTCCATTTCTGCGTTTGGCGGCTTGGACGATGAGTACGTGAGTCGCAAAGAGATCGAAGAATGGCGCGCCCAGACCACTGCCGTATTTTTGGTACGCATGTTCCCGGGCGACCATTTTTTCATCAACACCGCGCGGGCATCGGTATTGCGTATGGTCGGTCAAGAACTGGCGTCCATCATCCAAGCCAATGGTCTGGACAAGAACGCAAATGCTTTCAGATATTCCGTGGCAACTACCGCCGATCACATTGCGCCCTAA
- a CDS encoding amino acid adenylation domain-containing protein gives MNTKNIENVYPLSPMQQGMVFHSIAAPESGVYIEQLNCALRGALDVAAFECAWQRVLDRYAILRTSFIGEGLKEPVQVVHRQVKLPFEFQDWRDTPTSEQPARLSAFLADERRRGFVLTDAPLMRVALMRVTNDMYEFVWQHHHALLDGWSVPIVLQEVFAFYHARCRNQALQLPPPRPYRDYIVWLRKQDLRQAEDFWRRTLKGFTAPTPLIVDRAIKNADAAHSAEVETRLSLATTNVLQSVARQNRLTLNTLVQGAWALLLSRYSGEEDVVFGATVSGRPAELPGAETMVGLFINTLPVRVRVTPNLPVVAWLQELQTQQVELRQYEYTPLVQIQSWSEAPRGLSLFDSILVFENLPVSDSLREQDDDLEILNYRSVEQTNYPLTAVAGPSSELMLKIVYDNERFDQPTITRMLGHWRTLLEGIAENPSQSLAALPLLTQVEREQILVEWNDTTADYVRDRCAHELFEQQVARTPNAIAVTLGEARLTYRELNARANQLAHHLRELGVKPETLVAICMERSLEMIVAVLGVLKAGGAYVPLDPTYPFDRLAFVLDDSRAPILLTQSHLTSRLPQHPIQICLDTDWEKMTRESDANLPLCATPENLVYVIYTSGSTGKPKGTLLQHRGLCNLIAAYHRDFGIGATSRVLQFFSFGFDGSVADIFSALLNGATLCLTPPDAVSSINDFERLIAAQHITVAMLPPALLALLPSDGLSDLQTIISAGESCRRDDALRWARRRQFFNGYGPTEVTVAASWYRVEELDSETTIPIGRPIANAQIYILDQQLQPVPVGVPGELHIGGVGLARGYLNRPELTAEKFIHYQLPIANRQSPIRLYKTGDLGRFRADGNIEFLGRIDHQVKLRGFRIELGEIETVLREHPAVQDAVVLAREDPPGEKRLVAYVISVGEITTNDLSKFLQTKLPAYMTPAAFVMMEAFPLNASGKVDRRALPAPDHVPVATARVVIPPRDTLEFELAQIWEKILGVHPIGVRDNFFELGGHSLLALRLSALVQQELGQSLPLVNLFQEPTIEHLASVLRGAEMTTPTVVPIQPHGTKPPIFFVHPSGGSVHWYTELAESLGADQPFYGLQARGVHGDAELHTRVEDMAAFYLDAMRAQQTNGPYRIGSWSMGVSVAYEMAQQLRALNQPVSLLALLDQGPTLGAKEPEDDAAYLVDTFGKHIPLATEQLRQLEPHEQIAHVWRQARQAEWLYPDVTLDQFSHFIRILRTHTDAFRQYKPQRYAGKVTLFRAEERPADDPPAHDLGWGALATQGVEIHSVPGDHLSMIHEPHVQVLAEKLKGCLDETP, from the coding sequence ATGAACACGAAAAATATCGAAAACGTTTATCCGCTCTCACCGATGCAACAAGGGATGGTGTTTCACAGTATCGCCGCGCCGGAATCCGGCGTCTACATTGAGCAATTGAATTGCGCACTGCGTGGCGCGCTCGATGTCGCGGCATTCGAGTGCGCGTGGCAACGCGTCCTCGACCGCTATGCGATTCTGCGGACCTCATTTATTGGCGAGGGACTCAAAGAGCCGGTACAAGTCGTGCATCGCCAAGTGAAATTGCCGTTCGAGTTTCAAGATTGGCGCGACACACCAACATCCGAACAACCGGCGCGCCTCAGCGCATTTCTCGCGGACGAACGGCGACGCGGTTTTGTTTTAACGGACGCGCCTTTGATGCGCGTTGCACTGATGCGCGTGACGAACGACATGTACGAATTTGTCTGGCAGCATCATCACGCGTTGCTCGACGGTTGGTCCGTGCCGATCGTACTGCAAGAAGTGTTCGCGTTCTACCACGCACGTTGTCGCAATCAAGCATTGCAACTGCCGCCGCCGCGTCCCTATCGCGATTACATCGTTTGGCTGAGAAAACAAGACCTGCGTCAAGCCGAAGATTTTTGGCGGCGCACGCTCAAAGGATTCACCGCGCCGACGCCGCTCATCGTTGATCGCGCGATAAAAAATGCGGATGCCGCACACAGCGCCGAAGTAGAAACTCGCTTGTCGCTTGCGACGACGAACGTTTTGCAATCCGTCGCGCGGCAGAATCGGTTGACGCTGAACACACTCGTCCAAGGCGCGTGGGCATTGCTGTTGAGTCGTTATAGCGGCGAAGAGGATGTCGTTTTTGGCGCGACCGTGTCCGGGCGTCCGGCTGAGTTACCCGGCGCGGAAACGATGGTTGGCTTGTTCATCAACACGCTGCCGGTGCGCGTGCGCGTCACGCCAAACCTGCCGGTGGTCGCGTGGCTGCAAGAACTCCAGACCCAGCAAGTAGAGTTGCGGCAGTACGAGTACACACCACTCGTGCAAATTCAGAGTTGGAGCGAAGCGCCGCGCGGCTTGTCCTTGTTCGATAGCATTCTTGTTTTTGAAAACTTGCCGGTGAGCGATTCCCTGCGCGAGCAAGACGACGACCTGGAGATTTTGAACTATCGCTCGGTCGAGCAGACGAACTATCCGCTCACGGCTGTCGCGGGACCCAGTTCTGAGTTAATGCTCAAAATTGTGTACGACAACGAACGTTTCGACCAGCCGACAATCACGCGAATGCTGGGACATTGGCGAACCTTGCTCGAAGGGATAGCGGAAAATCCAAGTCAATCGCTTGCCGCACTGCCGTTGTTGACCCAGGTCGAGCGCGAACAAATTCTGGTCGAGTGGAACGACACAACCGCCGACTATGTGCGCGACCGGTGCGCGCACGAATTATTCGAGCAACAGGTCGCACGCACGCCGAACGCGATTGCGGTGACGCTCGGCGAGGCGCGCTTGACCTATCGCGAATTGAACGCGCGCGCGAATCAACTCGCGCATCACTTGCGAGAGCTGGGTGTCAAACCAGAAACACTCGTTGCGATTTGCATGGAACGCTCGCTCGAAATGATTGTCGCCGTGCTGGGTGTGCTCAAAGCCGGCGGCGCGTACGTTCCCCTTGATCCCACTTATCCGTTCGACCGACTGGCATTTGTGCTTGACGATTCGCGCGCGCCGATATTGCTTACTCAATCGCATCTCACGTCGCGCCTGCCACAACATCCCATCCAGATTTGCCTGGACACAGATTGGGAAAAGATGACGCGCGAGAGTGATGCAAATCTTCCGCTCTGCGCCACACCGGAAAATCTCGTGTACGTCATCTACACGTCCGGCTCGACCGGCAAACCGAAAGGTACGCTCTTGCAACATCGCGGTCTATGCAATTTGATTGCCGCCTATCATCGCGATTTTGGGATTGGCGCGACGAGTCGCGTCCTGCAATTCTTTTCGTTTGGCTTCGATGGATCGGTCGCCGATATTTTTTCGGCGTTGTTGAATGGCGCAACACTGTGCCTAACTCCGCCCGACGCAGTCTCATCCATCAACGACTTCGAGCGGCTCATCGCAGCGCAACACATCACGGTCGCCATGCTCCCGCCTGCCTTGCTCGCGCTGCTCCCGAGCGATGGCTTGTCCGATTTGCAAACGATCATTTCCGCCGGGGAAAGTTGTCGTCGCGATGATGCGCTGCGCTGGGCGCGTCGTCGCCAATTCTTCAACGGGTACGGACCGACCGAAGTAACGGTTGCCGCGTCGTGGTATCGCGTGGAAGAATTGGACAGCGAGACGACCATACCGATTGGTCGTCCGATTGCGAACGCGCAAATTTATATTCTCGATCAACAGCTCCAACCGGTTCCGGTCGGTGTGCCCGGTGAATTGCACATCGGCGGAGTTGGACTGGCGCGCGGCTATTTGAATCGTCCCGAACTCACCGCGGAAAAATTCATCCATTACCAATTGCCAATCGCCAATCGCCAATCGCCGATTCGTCTTTACAAGACTGGCGACCTGGGACGGTTCCGCGCGGATGGCAACATCGAATTCCTGGGTCGCATTGATCATCAGGTCAAACTGCGCGGATTTCGGATCGAGTTGGGCGAAATCGAAACCGTGTTGCGTGAACACCCAGCCGTGCAGGATGCGGTTGTGCTCGCACGTGAAGATCCGCCGGGAGAAAAACGGTTGGTTGCCTACGTCATTTCCGTTGGCGAAATCACCACGAACGACCTGAGCAAATTCTTGCAAACCAAATTGCCTGCCTACATGACGCCAGCGGCATTCGTAATGATGGAGGCGTTTCCACTCAATGCCAGCGGCAAAGTAGATCGCCGCGCCTTGCCCGCGCCGGATCACGTTCCCGTCGCGACGGCACGCGTGGTGATTCCGCCGCGCGACACGTTGGAATTCGAACTAGCGCAGATTTGGGAGAAGATTCTCGGCGTGCATCCCATCGGCGTGCGCGACAATTTTTTTGAACTGGGCGGGCACTCGTTGCTCGCGTTGCGCCTGAGTGCGCTCGTTCAGCAAGAACTGGGACAAAGTTTGCCGCTCGTGAATTTATTCCAGGAGCCGACGATTGAACATCTCGCCAGTGTGTTGCGCGGCGCAGAGATGACGACGCCGACGGTCGTGCCGATTCAACCCCACGGGACCAAGCCCCCGATATTTTTCGTGCATCCGTCCGGCGGAAGTGTGCATTGGTACACCGAATTGGCGGAATCTCTCGGAGCGGACCAGCCATTTTACGGATTGCAAGCGCGCGGCGTACATGGCGACGCCGAATTGCACACGCGTGTCGAAGATATGGCGGCATTTTACCTCGACGCGATGCGCGCGCAACAAACCAACGGACCTTATCGCATCGGCAGTTGGTCAATGGGTGTGTCGGTCGCGTACGAGATGGCGCAACAATTGCGCGCGCTGAATCAACCCGTGTCTTTGCTTGCGCTGCTCGATCAAGGTCCAACGCTCGGAGCCAAAGAACCTGAAGACGACGCGGCGTACTTGGTAGATACCTTTGGCAAGCACATTCCACTTGCCACCGAACAACTTCGCCAACTCGAACCGCACGAGCAAATCGCGCACGTTTGGCGTCAAGCGCGCCAAGCCGAATGGCTTTACCCGGATGTCACCCTCGATCAGTTCAGTCATTTCATTCGCATCTTGCGAACACATACCGACGCATTTCGACAATATAAACCGCAACGGTACGCTGGCAAGGTCACACTCTTTCGCGCGGAGGAACGACCGGCAGACGACCCGCCTGCTCATGACCTGGGGTGGGGTGCGTTAGCCACCCAGGGTGTTGAGATTCACTCCGTGCCGGGCGATCACCTCAGCATGATTCACGAACCGCATGTCCAGGTGTTGGCAGAAAAATTAAAAGGATGCTTGGACGAAACGCCGTAG